A genomic stretch from Candidatus Hydrogenisulfobacillus filiaventi includes:
- a CDS encoding LigB domain-containing protein, with protein MALVAVWYAPNTPTLVGDLGVDHPATRAALRALGAAVAEQVEVVAVVSPHFVTGGALGLVAGTPLKQLFDFWGFPPEFYQRRYPAPGAPGAAARLLALAAAAGVRLEAVDWGLDHGAWAPLWHLFPAADVPVLPLSIAPDQGAEAHEALGRLLRQLAGEMNLAVLATGSLIHRLDLWNTPGARLPERARAYLDGVLAAWEAGSWERMWALPATWRAAADPEGRELPLRVLAGVVPRFHAEVLAREMEFEAVSLTTVRFEPASAA; from the coding sequence GTGGCGCTGGTGGCGGTCTGGTATGCCCCGAACACACCGACCTTGGTCGGGGACCTGGGAGTGGACCACCCGGCCACCCGGGCGGCCCTGCGGGCGCTGGGGGCGGCGGTGGCGGAGCAGGTGGAAGTGGTGGCGGTGGTCAGTCCCCATTTCGTGACCGGCGGAGCCCTGGGACTGGTAGCGGGCACGCCCCTCAAGCAGTTGTTCGACTTCTGGGGTTTCCCCCCCGAGTTCTATCAACGGCGCTACCCGGCGCCCGGGGCGCCGGGCGCGGCGGCCCGGCTGCTGGCCCTGGCCGCGGCGGCCGGGGTGCGGCTGGAGGCGGTGGACTGGGGCCTGGACCATGGGGCCTGGGCGCCGTTGTGGCACCTTTTCCCGGCGGCGGACGTGCCGGTGCTGCCGCTGTCCATTGCCCCGGATCAGGGGGCGGAAGCGCATGAGGCGTTAGGCCGGCTGCTGCGGCAGCTGGCAGGGGAAATGAACCTGGCGGTGCTGGCGACCGGTTCCCTGATCCATCGCCTGGACCTTTGGAATACCCCCGGCGCCCGCCTGCCGGAGCGCGCCCGGGCCTACCTGGACGGGGTGCTGGCCGCCTGGGAAGCGGGCAGCTGGGAGCGGATGTGGGCCCTGCCGGCGACCTGGCGGGCGGCGGCCGACCCCGAAGGCCGGGAGCTGCCGTTGCGGGTGCTGGCGGGGGTGGTGCCGCGGTTCCACGCGGAGGTGCTGGCCCGGGAGATGGAGTTCGAGGCGGTCTCCCTGACCACGGTGCGGTTTGAGCCGGCGTCCGCCGCCTGA